One region of Culex pipiens pallens isolate TS chromosome 2, TS_CPP_V2, whole genome shotgun sequence genomic DNA includes:
- the LOC120415826 gene encoding uncharacterized protein LOC120415826 — protein MASGRAWSPGQLPTLMIKFLSGPIWKDAKELQMPYQVGGASEKQDLDAFNSGAMICVSPPAPVLHSPTLRNIPGSSGGEQTDPDQEEKNNNFFTRQVDRK, from the exons ATGGCCAGCGGAAGGGCTTGGTCTCCCGGgcagttgccaactttgatgataaAGTTCCTTTCCGGACCTATTTG GAAGGATGCGAAAGAGCTGCAGATGCCGTACCAGGTAGGCGGTGCTAGTGAGAAGCAAGATTTGGATGCATTCAACTCAGGGGCCATGATATGCGTATCTCCGCCGGCACCGGTGCTTCACTCGCCGACGCTGAGAAACATCCCAGGAAGCAGTGGTGGCGAACAAACCGATCCcgaccaggaagaaaaaaataacaatttttttacacGCCAGGTTGATAGAAAATAA